The genomic region CTTTTCATGCATTAAAACTCAAACCAAAAATGTATCTCTAACTTACATAGTATTCTaggttatcaaaataaaactcaaggttgcaaaagaaaaattagcatatatgaattaaagcatacctaattctaagcataaaaaatattttcaaaaagaaaaggaaattatgtaattatcatattcctcCCCACACCTAAACTATACATTGTCCTCaatgtatcaaaaagaaaatggctcacaaaagaaatgaaaagaaacgTGAAACACCCCTGAAATgggattttgattttgatttgtgGTGTTTTGTGGGTTCGCGACAGGTGAAGATTATGATGAGGGTGCTTGATTAGGTAGGGGATTGATAGTAGATATAAGATTTTTAAGCTCTCCAAACATTCCGGTAATAAGTTCCCCTTGTTTCTTATTGTTTTCCAGCAACATATTCTTCACCATGTCGATTCTTCCATTTTCTTCTGCTGTTGCAGTCTAGTATTCTCAGACACCGCCATTACTAGAAGCAGGGATGTTGTCCGTCTTGCAGTAAGGATGAAGTGGTATAAGATTATCTGCGAGTCGGACTCCTCAGTGGTTATTGAACATCTTTCAATCCACAGCGAGGAATCCCTGTGGGAGATCAGTGCAATTATTGACGATTAAATCCTTGTCAAGGTCTATGAATTCCTGTAGCTTCTGTGTTTGTTAGTCGTGTATATAACCAGGATGCGGACTGGTTGTTTAAAGGTCCTTTTCTTAAGCATATTCCCGGTTGGTATTCGTACTTTCGtaaggagcttatgatgattTTCAGAGTGGATTTTAATCTTTCTCAATtaatgaaatgataaatttcatttgtggtcagaaaaaaaaattatgaagagaatttatttaaatttaatagacTTCTTTATagtttactttatattttttttttttttgctctttttttttttattaacttttatcaATGAAAGTGCATACAACTTATAGTAGatcaactaaaataaaatttagctctttattctttattatatatttaaaagattaagACTTTATTAGTCTTAATTGTATAAGATGATTTCTTATGATAAAAGATTTATCCTATATTAAGTGTGCATTGAAAATGCTTcaagtatataatttttagaacaTCTGCATAAGggtttcttaaaattttgtaaatactaacaaattcataatttatataaaaaaaaaaggccaaatatcacttttttttttttaaattgaatatatttagCAATGTCAGTGTATCATGCTGTTAGCACTAATGTGTCAATCTGCCAAAGGCAAAAAGGGGAATGAAACATTGCACTGCCTATACATCTGTAATTCTAGCAGAGACTACATGCTTCAATCAATGTGCTAGAGAAGCACAactatttaaactttaaacatattaattaagGCTAACCATAAGATTAATACACAAAATTTTGActgatttttcatttaaaaactGAAATGTATGTGAATCAATTATCATTAGTTTCTATAATTCTTCTTTCCCATTCAAAAACTTCAGAGTTTACTAGATTTTGATGTGACAAAACCTGTGAATCTAATGGTTTCTTTCCAAGAACGCTTGAGATAATCACCATTAGTGTTTGACAAGCATGATACTCATCCATCTTCTGTAAATCGCTTATTTCAAGTTTAGGATCCTCCCAAGGTTTGTCAAATGACCtgcataaaaattatacagaACCAGTTCAGTTTCCTGTAACACCAAAATGTCACAGGGCTTTTCTTCATCAACCAAAAGTGTGCaacaaattcttccatttcCTTTTCCCTTTGTAGAGAGTTACAAGTGCACAAGAAAAGCAACCAGATATTGTATAAAGCATGCACATCTTCCCCATCTACAAGATTATGAGATGGACAATCCATGACAAATGTATCAACCaaaatttgagaatttttctgaATTAGAAAAAGTCCAAATGATAGAAGTTTGCGTGAGACATGAGAAAATGTAATCGGCAGGCTCCAAGGAACACAATTTTACGAGTTGAATTGCCCCAACTCCCTGTAATCATCtagtatataattaaatatttctttcagGTGAAACACCATCTGCTTAGGTGCAAAAATGTTCAATCTTATAGTAGGATGGCGTCTCTATGTGTGTGCATGTGTGTGtcagtgagagagagagagagaaggaagAAGCAGCCAGGAGGGGGGGGAAATAACAGACTGCAAGGGAAATTAAATTACCATTTCCAGTCAGGGTTGGCTTCAGTCGGGCAACGAACTTTTGAACACAGATATACAACATCAGTGCAATAACCATGCCTGAAATCTGATCCAGAATCAACATCATACAAGTTAGTGAAAGTCGAAACAAATATTTCTTCAAATTCAGATAACTTGCACAGGTTGAAACAGTAGCatcgaaaaagaaaaataggacCAAAAAAGCAATTGTATAGCATACCCAAACATTTGGGGGGACCGCAAAGTACTAGGATGCATAGTGTGGAAACAGCTGAAGAAGGCATTCTCCAATTCAAACCAATTATCTGCTGGAGGTAAAAGATTGTTGCAGCTAATACCTCTTCACAATCAAATTCATAGTTTTTGCTTCCTCTACATCCTTTTTCTACATATTCCAAAAAGGACTGCAAAGTTACTGGGCTTgatctttttgaaaatttggTATTAACGTCATTAAGCTTCCAAGAAAGCTTCCCAAGAATGACAGCAGCCACAAGCCAACGTAAGAGTTTAGAGATCAAAGATTCAGATGGTTTTTCCTCTGAGACAATTATTAGACTGGCATGAGActctttaaaatgaaaattgttTTCACAATCGGACTTCAAGGCTGTAGAAACTGCCCACATGAGGAAAACTGAAAGCTTTTCCCGACCCTGCAGAACACATTTAACAGAAAATTTCCTTAACAGAGCTAGGGTAAGGTATAAGCCATAGATTTGGCATGGTAGTctggaaaaattaaattggagAAAAAGATTCAGATTGATTTACAATTAATCCAAGAGAAATCAAGTATGAAGTGTTAGCATATGCAATTTAAAGTGCATTATGTCCAGTTTTAATCATATACCATTTTATAGGCACTAAGGCTTGATTTTACCTACttcattttcattcttttctttcttttctatttggaGCATCATAACTAAATCAGCCAAAAAGCtgttttctccttttcaaAATTTGGCTAGCTGCATGACAATCTTGTGCATGCTTGGAAAAGGAGGAAGACAGACAGACTGACCGTGTGAAAAATGTCAACCGGAGGTGTACTATTAAGTATTGCTTCAAGCCCAGATTTTGCATTTAGACCAGATCTTGGAGTACCAAATGCATTAAGAGCCTGATAAATTCCAAACAAACCCTCAAATGATAGAGTGAAATGCGGTTGGCATGTCTCCCTTTTCTGTGATATCTTCAATGTTGAAATAACTATCTGCAGGATAGACTCTATCAATGCAACATTTTCCTTGATCAACTTCAACCCACCAACTAAGATTTTGTATAGATGAGAAGCAAGTTCAATACACTGCTCAAACGAGTATTTTCCGAACCATGCAGAACCAATTATGTTTCCAGAtgaaataatatcaaatatgaCCTAAATCCACAAAAAAGGAACATTAGCAACAGAAAGCAAAATTCACAATCCTAACTAGCAGGCAGATCATATAGTCATAACGAATATGACATTATGCAACCTTAAATAATGGTTAAATTTTCAATGCAAACAAATTTGCTCATCTCTagcattattaatattaaaatcattatGACTGAAATAGAATAACCATGAAATTTCAAATGAGTATATGCTGTTGGTAGGAACAGAACTTCACAAAACAAATTACATAGTAAAGCATATGACCAGAGTAACTACCTCTATGGCCAAAACCAATTGCAATGAAGAAAAACTGTCCTTATTTTCATCTAGCATCGCACTGGAGATTGACAATACAGTAGATAGCCAAGGAAACAAACCACAGCTTTCAACAAGATGTCGAGTCATCCTATCCAATTTCACTGACTTCTTCACTACCTGAAAAGCAAATGAGAAAAGCTTTATGTTTCACCGGGTGCTTGTAATGACCACCACCGAGATGAAggaatttcaaaatcaagcaCGAAATATGTATTAGAACTGCTTGTGGTAATTAAGCAGATCTAAATGTCATATCTTTGGTCTCTTCCTGATACACTATCAAAGTAAATAACTGGTAGCTAAACTGCCAGTCAATACACCAACATATTATGATCAAATTTAACATATCCTAAAACCAATATGGCTTAAACTTGATTAAATTGATCTCAACAAATCAGATATATCTAGAGAGCAGCTAGTTCTACTCAGACATGTCCTATTCCATAGAGTAAAGTGGCGACATGGTAACAAAAGGTGTGTCAAAATTGCTTCAAATTCTCAAGCACTTCTTTGGCACATGTCTAAAGATGAGAAGCTTATTAGGCAttagagttatttttttaccatttccttaatttgtaatttttatttttgggtgTGTTTATTATGCAGGAAACCTTATCATTTCAGAAGTGCAAATTATTTTGTACTTTTCAGATTTGTTGGAAAAGTTATCCTAACATCCTcaagaaaattctttttatttgagtCTTATTTCGATGCTAGTTATATAAGAAACATTGTTCCTTTTACTTCTCTTTTCAACCTCTTAGGTATAGCAGTAGTTTGAGCCTATTATTTTGTAGTATACCAActagataatatatatatcatgatgcttctaattaaatttccaaTCCATAATAATTTCCTGTAACTGTTGcatcttaatttatttgatgtaatTCTATCCCGAGGTGTATGCCTAAGAACTCTTATATTTGCAACCTAAATTCTTTTGTTCTACTGTTTACCCGTAGTCTGATAGTGATACTATTCAAGTTACTGTTCACAGGGTATTTTTCACCAGCAATAATGAAAGTACCATTCAAGCATTGCTCAAAGGGGTTAATCTGCAAGTTctacattatttatatatttagatcAAGTGTACATGTCCCAATTTGCCATTCCACCCAACACAACTTTTACTCGGTCAATACACTATTGAGTCTCACGTCCTAACAACAAATTAAGATGTAAATAAATTCAGCCATATCTTTCGATTACTCATCTTATGTACATGATATGTCGCATAAAACTATCAGCTATGCAGACATATTCCTTTACatgtaaaaagaaatataattgaaatccCAACTAATGTAACTATTTCCCAATAAAGAGGCACTAAGACTCAACCAGGAGAAAACACATAAGAGTTGTCTGAATAAAACCTCACTATAAGGGGGGACTATATTTAAGCAATTAAAGGGACACGATAATAAAAGAGCTGgtaaattcttttatcattgaaaaaaaatgaattgaaaACAGGAAAGAAACCTGATATTTAGGCTACTAAATATTATTTGCATGAGGCTTGAAAGACTAAAACGAGTAGACTTTGTTTTGTAGCCCCATGCAGTAATGAGACTTTGTTCGGTAAAATTGCAAACAGTTATAGCAATTTGACAAtcacaaaaatgaaaatagaacaTGACCAACCTGATATTTTGGCTAATATTACCTGGAAGTGGCTTGAAAGAGACTAAAAAGGATAGACTTTGTGGTCCCATGCAGTGAAGAGGCTTTGTTCGGTAAAGTTGCAAAAAGAGTGATAGCAATTTGACTACGCTAAGTGAGAAAATGTTCAAATTCTACAGGATCAAACCTATGGGACTTAAAGAATGACAAAAGCAAATACAAAActgaataaaaaagaaaagaaagaagaaaataacaaattaaaaaaatactcatTTCATCTCAATAAGCCTTAACTCCAAGTTAATTGAGGTCGGCTATTTGAACTATCTAAAAGATTTTGGCCTACATCTTCATAAAGATGTAGAGCCACTAGATCATCTTGAACCACTTTTctccaaataaataaacaaaaatgaagTACAAGAGCCCAGAATCCAAATACCTTCAAACTTAAAAAATCTTATTGATTTTCAAGGAATGAGGGTGCAAAGGGTTTGATTGAGAAAGATCTCAATGGTAGAGTAACGCCATGGTAATGCCAAAGTCATCAGTTCAAACTGGATAAGGAGCTTtgatcttttaattttttattaaaaaaataaaaataaataaaaaaaagcaGTAATATTACTATTTGAACAGGGAACAGAATTAGAGTTGTTATGTGTAATTAATAGGTTTTAGATAGAACCATCTTCATTCCATTCAGGTAGAATTTATTTCAGTTTACACGATGGTTTCAGACCTGGTCAAATACTACATCTATGATTCAGGAATTCAGAATTTCTGGATAAGGAATTAGGAAATTTGTGGAATCcatttaaatttgtattgTATTGTATTCTAAAGCACCCAAATATTAGTACAATGTACAATACAATTTATGCTACTACAACTTTTTGCTTATTGAGCATGTCATTAGCCAAcagatttcaaaattaaatgataacaCAATCAGACATCAAAGAGAAGTGGCAGGTTTTTGACCGCCAGTAAGGCAAACAACTACCTGAAGAATAAGTTCCTTTGACTCATTATCTGCAAGAGGAGTAGTGTAAAAACTCAACAAGGTCTCAAGAATGGAATTGCTGATATATATTTGAGCATCATCATCTAAATTCAGTCCAGCACACACTAGGCGGAGCATCCACAGCCTCTCTGCTCTGAAATTAACAGAGTTACTGTGGAAAAAAGTATGAAATAATGGTATGTGCTGCAAAATCAAATGGAAAAATGCATGAGATCTATCAACAATTCAAGCtgcaaacaaagaaaaaatgcACAAAGTTGCAAAAAACTGGGCTGTTCAAGAAACAAGTACCTTCATGTCCACCGCAGAAGAATGCATCAAATGCTTATTTAATGTTGTAAAATGATCATTTGAAGGATCCAACAATATAAAAGATGATTCTGCAGCAAAAAGAGCTATAATAGAAGGGATTCTCTGCAATCGTTCTTTGATTCCATTTTGTATGTATGTCAACAGAAGGTGAAGACGCAAtacatcctttttcttctggAATCTCTGAAAAAGATAACATGACCaccaataaagaaattgaataaaaatcgCAAAAAACTATAAGCAAGATGGATGTACAGTATGAGTTGATACTATAAGTTCCTAGCTAATGAACTCAATATTCTGATATGCCACAGAAGGAAGCCCAAAATATCAACTTATAGAATGAGCTGAATGCTACAGGAAAATCTATGAGCTCCTCGCTTTACAAGGAAGCTATCTAAAATAAGCAATCCACCACACTAAACACTAATCCATGTAcaaatttaactttaatattaaaacatgaAACAATCCAAACCAAGTTCAGTTTAAAGTACACACCACATACAGATGAATACAAACGGTATAGATACTCTTTATGGAGATGCAAACTCGCCCACAAAAGCTCACAAACATATGCACACAAACTTTCGTGAACCTTAAAGAGCAAAGAGACAATATTACCTCTAGTGCATCCTTAAACTTCCCAAGAGATGCATCACTTAGTTTTCTTATCTCAATATCAGGGGAAGACATGCTAATAAATGAAATTGCAAGCAAGCCCAAACAAGCAAACTCCAAAGGTTCAATATGACCCATTGACAAATTATGATTTGAGAAGTTTAAGATGAAAATCGGATCATATCGTTCACCAGGAAAATGTGCCTGCAAATAGAATATAGGCATATACATCAGTGCTATCAGAGCtacaagagaaaaggaaaaaataaaaaagttgttCAAGAGCATAAACTTGGATGATACCATACCACTCGCATATTCTTAGGATTCTCTAGCTCAATGCTCATAATTCTGTcatatggaaaataattaactGTTGTTGCACATATGTTGGGGTTGATAGGAAGGACTTCCCTAAATTGACTTCTTCTATGTTCTTCAAATACTTCTTTATTAGTTATAACACTAGAAGATGTATCCCAGTCCAGAGCTCGCTCTTTTCTTATTCTCAAAGCAGCAGTTCCCCACAGATAATCCAATTTAGCAAGATCTTCAGAAACTGAAGTATCAATTGATTCAATCTCACGCATTAGACTGAATATCTCCACGTCAATATCACCGAGTGTTGCACCATAAGAAGACAAAAGCaagaaatataattcttttagatTTATGCCCATATCTTGTCCAGAATAACAACAAACCGGATCAGGTTTCAATTGAATGAGTGTTctaagtaatttaataatttccaACTGCTTCAAATGAAGGTCAATTCTTTGAAGATCATTATCGTAGTTGGGATGAGGGCTAACTAGTGACCTCAGAATGCTGGGCATAGGTCTAAAAAGAGCACCAGTCTGAGAACCATGCAATTCTGTGACAGAATGAATGGTAGACGCAAACTGAGAGTGGGCAAGCAGCAACTGAAGATACATAACAGATGAAAATTCTCCCTGTGACAGTAATGTTAGGATACTacgaagaatattcaaagttGTTGGATCCTCAAACCTATAAAGAAGAGATGATCTCATCAACTGTTCAAGAAAGGGCACGGCTTGCAATTGGATAAGATCATCATGCATCTCTTTGGTTAATTCAAGAATAGTGTTCAAAATTAACAATTCCAAGTATCTGTATAACTGCAAACAACCAGATCTCTTTTCTTTGCTGGAAGAATCTGAGAATGAGGGGAATTTCTTAACCATGCAGTGCCAAGTTTTGACTAAAGTCTGTATAAACTGCAGTCTTTTAGTAGAGACCAAATTTGAGTCATCTGCTTCTTTTGGTAGAAAACAAGCATGATCAAACAACAACATCCGACAGAACACTATTTTTGCAGTTACTCTATTGATCAGGTTGAGTAACTGATTACGtgaataaaattctatttcatCAACCTCACAGTCTAGCAGCTCCTCATGTGCAGTACAACTGACGGGAATGCTATGGAACTTCATTTGCTccttcattttcatttctccACTTAAGGCAAAGTGGCATCGTAACATATGCATTGCTGTTCCAAGAAGACTAGCATCCACCAGATTGAGAAGTTCCTCAAGAGATGATGACAAGAACTCATCAAAATTTTCTTGAAATAGATTTCCAGATACAAAGTTGTTCCAGTTACAGAAACCTCTTAATAGAATTTctgaataaaaagaagtaataTCAGTAAACTGCTTGTGGTATTTCTGCATACCTAATTTCATGACAACTGAATTCAAGTATGAAAATGCAGCAGGCAGCAACAACATAAAGTCCTCATCTGAAACAGACATTTTACAGGCCTCTTCCGCCATCTTTCCCTTTATATGGacatttttattcaaaatccctaaaaataaatagccAAAGACTGATAGATGCTGGGGACTCATCTCAACAAGAAGAACCAACAATTTAGCTTTTATCTTGCTTGTTCCATAAATGCACTGAGAAACAACTTCAACCGGAGTGCCCATTATAATCCTCGATATTACCAAGCTTAAGGGGTCAAGTACATCAGGTTTTATGCATTTCTGCCTGTAGACGGCACTGACAGCTCCCACCAAACAAGTATATGCAAAATCCAGTCCAAAATTAGTAGCAAATTTGCATATTCTTACATAAACTTCCTCAATAAGGTCAACATCCAAGCTTTTCTCTTCCATTTGCCCAAAAGAATAAAACGTTGTTTTGGTCCTTACAGGCTGCTgcaaataaatagataaaatctTGAAAGCATCAGCTGCAATACAAAATCCAATAGAGAGAGCAAATGTCGTAAAGGAATTGAGGACGGCCAAATCATTCACTTCAACTCTATCTAAAATCCAACGAGCTAAACCAAAAAGCTCAAATGGGGAAGCAAACTGCATCAAAGCATGCAAAGCATAAAATGGTTGGAGAAGGGGTAACAAATCTTCAGTCCTAATGCACAGATCAAACTTATCCTTCAGTTCCAAATATAGACTCTGCATCAAGGTTTTGAAAGCCTTCACAAGTAGCTTACTTTCACCATCATCAACTTTGAGTACGTGATGTTGCCCACCAGATGGAGACAAGAAGTATTCAAAAGTTGTTATCAACATATTGAAGACATGATGATCTATTGGATGAACTTTCTGCTGAGAAGAATTATAGAAAGCCTCTAAATTGCCCCTAAAATTTCCCTCTGCAAAGTCGTCATTAATAGCATTATCATCACAACCTAAAGGATGTGTCAAGGCTGCTTTCACAGCAGGATGATAAAAGATGGATTCAGCCGCTTCTCGGATAAGTTCAGCCGAAAGAGGATTTCCTGAATCAGCCTTCAAAACCAATAGTTGATCAAGCATGTGCTTTACAAGAATATAGCAGATTTCAGCAAAGTCTTCCAATTTAACCAATGGTTTTATTCTATATGACACTTGTATCTGATAAAACCAAAATAGAAGAAGTCGCAAATAGGAAACTACAAAATCACTTTTGCATTCAGATAATTTAGCCATAAGCAAGTCCTTTGTCTTTGATGGCTCCAATAAACAAGTACCATTACTGCTTATTATTGTTGGAAATAGCACGTGAAAAGGTGCTTGCCTCAGAAAGAGACCAAAAGCAGCAGCAGCTGTAGCTTCACTAGCATCAAAATCCATATTTAGCATTATTTCTTGAGCAACAGCATCATTTCCCATGCCTTGAGGATTAATCATAGAGCAAGCCTTTTCCAGACCAGGAAAAAACACTTGAGGCCATAACTTCGACGCACCAGAAAGAGAACTTTGGTGCTGAAAAACTATTGAGGATAAGCAGGACAGAGGAACTCGAATCTGCTGTGAAATGGTCATTACTGCCGGAAAATTCTTCAGCACCACATCTGATGTTGTACATATAATCGCAGAACAAAAGGCTTTTGTTATTCCAGCTATTTCACCACCATCATTCtcactttttataatttttcttatttcaccAAGTGCTTTTGTGAAAGAAATGTCAATTGGCAAATCTTTTTGGTCAGTGAGAAAAAGGCAGCAGGTCTTTTGATTCAACAGACTCTCTGCCATGAGCAATAAATTCTTCAAGGGCTGCCATTCGCATAAAGAATCCACAGAAACGTGATCCTCAAGTCCTTCAGACAAAACTGATCTAATTAAAGCAGCTAATAATCTTGCATCCACCTATAAAACATTTGTCCTCTCATCATATAAATGTTTAAAAAGAATGCAATTATgaacatgaaaaataaataaataaaccgGTACCTGAGTTTGCAGCAGATACTTTAATGTATTGCACACATATGCAGATATCATTGACTTCTCTGGTATTGAAAAAGTTCCAGATTCTGAACTCAGTAACCTCATACACTTCTGCAAGACACATATGATGAGAGGGCTGAATTTAGGTGAAATATCTGCAAAATAATCaggaaaaattattaaaagaaaaaccactGTTTGTAATAAGCTTTCTAAAGAGCTGTAAAGAACTAGAAAGCCATCTCATACAATTAGTAGACTTGCAAAGAGAAAACAGAAGCCAATTTTTAGGACTCTAAAAAGTATCCACATTTCTGTATAACTGTTAG from Ricinus communis isolate WT05 ecotype wild-type chromosome 9, ASM1957865v1, whole genome shotgun sequence harbors:
- the LOC8266787 gene encoding uncharacterized protein LOC8266787 isoform X5 yields the protein MMQKCAALKQEIRNEIQTLLPDPQVFLTLLSPLSSHARTNESSLKRATDKENFLVCGKRRKKLKRNIKNGDNDIIIGGLSSAPDNALPEDGEDIVDSEIAHASDSEMDHMSAISELWGLDQSCVSVSTLKDAEIFFHSKLFDALKLYVLIIPTAFEGSFDFFMNLLSNPSELPSNLLSSLLSLLVEYIRWSPGSGIAIRTPQMMYKHLQPFLNLLLFSPVDIKDQSYNLARAAMSSTGAFDRNLDEIILWFLFLPGFSTVKSSVEIHGEMVQSMARVLISFLCDAISTVGNNLFRYWHAVRNHIRHSKEFTDISPKFSPLIICVLQKCMRLLSSESGTFSIPEKSMISAYVCNTLKYLLQTQVDARLLAALIRSVLSEGLEDHVSVDSLCEWQPLKNLLLMAESLLNQKTCCLFLTDQKDLPIDISFTKALGEIRKIIKSENDGGEIAGITKAFCSAIICTTSDVVLKNFPAVMTISQQIRVPLSCLSSIVFQHQSSLSGASKLWPQVFFPGLEKACSMINPQGMGNDAVAQEIMLNMDFDASEATAAAAFGLFLRQAPFHVLFPTIISSNGTCLLEPSKTKDLLMAKLSECKSDFVVSYLRLLLFWFYQIQVSYRIKPLVKLEDFAEICYILVKHMLDQLLVLKADSGNPLSAELIREAAESIFYHPAVKAALTHPLGCDDNAINDDFAEGNFRGNLEAFYNSSQQKVHPIDHHVFNMLITTFEYFLSPSGGQHHVLKVDDGESKLLVKAFKTLMQSLYLELKDKFDLCIRTEDLLPLLQPFYALHALMQFASPFELFGLARWILDRVEVNDLAVLNSFTTFALSIGFCIAADAFKILSIYLQQPVRTKTTFYSFGQMEEKSLDVDLIEEVYVRICKFATNFGLDFAYTCLVGAVSAVYRQKCIKPDVLDPLSLVISRIIMGTPVEVVSQCIYGTSKIKAKLLVLLVEMSPQHLSVFGYLFLGILNKNVHIKGKMAEEACKMSVSDEDFMLLLPAAFSYLNSVVMKLGMQKYHKQFTDITSFYSEILLRGFCNWNNFVSGNLFQENFDEFLSSSLEELLNLVDASLLGTAMHMLRCHFALSGEMKMKEQMKFHSIPVSCTAHEELLDCEVDEIEFYSRNQLLNLINRVTAKIVFCRMLLFDHACFLPKEADDSNLVSTKRLQFIQTLVKTWHCMVKKFPSFSDSSSKEKRSGCLQLYRYLELLILNTILELTKEMHDDLIQLQAVPFLEQLMRSSLLYRFEDPTTLNILRSILTLLSQGEFSSVMYLQLLLAHSQFASTIHSVTELHGSQTGALFRPMPSILRSLVSPHPNYDNDLQRIDLHLKQLEIIKLLRTLIQLKPDPVCCYSGQDMGINLKELYFLLLSSYGATLGDIDVEIFSLMREIESIDTSVSEDLAKLDYLWGTAALRIRKERALDWDTSSSVITNKEVFEEHRRSQFREVLPINPNICATTVNYFPYDRIMSIELENPKNMRVAHFPGERYDPIFILNFSNHNLSMGHIEPLEFACLGLLAISFISMSSPDIEIRKLSDASLGKFKDALERFQKKKDVLRLHLLLTYIQNGIKERLQRIPSIIALFAAESSFILLDPSNDHFTTLNKHLMHSSAVDMKHIPLFHTFFHSNSVNFRAERLWMLRLVCAGLNLDDDAQIYISNSILETLLSFYTTPLADNESKELILQVVKKSVKLDRMTRHLVESCGLFPWLSTVLSISSAMLDENKDSFSSLQLVLAIEVIFDIISSGNIIGSAWFGKYSFEQCIELASHLYKILVGGLKLIKENVALIESILQIVISTLKISQKRETCQPHFTLSFEGLFGIYQALNAFGTPRSGLNAKSGLEAILNSTPPVDIFHTGREKLSVFLMWAVSTALKSDCENNFHFKESHASLIIVSEEKPSESLISKLLRWLVAAVILGKLSWKLNDVNTKFSKRSSPVTLQSFLEYVEKGCRGSKNYEFDCEEVLAATIFYLQQIIGLNWRMPSSAVSTLCILVLCGPPKCLDFRHGYCTDVVYLCSKVRCPTEANPDWKWSFDKPWEDPKLEISDLQKMDEYHACQTLMVIISSVLGKKPLDSQVLSHQNLVNSEVFEWERRIIETNDN